The Labilibaculum sp. sequence GTCCGGTTCGGGAAGATTTTCTAACAGGCAGCGGTGTTTCTTATTTAGGAGGCAAAAAGTAATATTCAAAATGCTGAAATCTTATCACTGAATTTAAAGATAGGATATCCTGAATTTGTTTAATGCCCTTTAATTTTTGATCGAAAATGACAAGAATGTTAAAATATAAAATAGTACCGCTTCTTTTTTTACTGCTCCCAATATTGGGTTGGGGGCAAAATGAATTTCCTAAGGACACTTCGTTTTCGGTATATTCTGCAGGGAAAAAAATAGAGAAAGATTTTCCACAAGCTTTACCGGTTAAAGAAATTGTTTCTAGTGAGTTTCTATCATTACCAAATCAAGTTTACCGGATAAGACCAAACAGAAAGCTGCGCATGGATGTTTTTCTTCCGAACAGAGATTGCGGGCAGAAACGACCAGTTGTTATGATGATTCATGGTGGTGGTTGGCGGTCTGGCAATAAGTCGCATTTGGTTCCTATGGCGCAGCAGTTGGCTGCTGATGGTTATGTGACAGCCTCGGTTGAGTATCGTTTATCAATGGAAGCGATATACCCTGCAGCTATTTATGACTTGAAGGAGGCCATTCGGTTTTTAAAACACAATAGTGATTTATATGGCATCGACACAACGAAAATAGCGGTATTGGGTTGCTCATCGGGTGCCACACTTGCAAGCTTTATGGCTGCTACAGCAGGAATAACAAAGTTTGATGATCCTGAATCGGTTTACTCCAACTACTCGTCAAGAGTGCAGGCTTTGGTGAATATAGATGGTGTTGTTGACTATACTGACCCAAATGAAAGCCGAAAAATAAGTAATCCAAAGAAGCCATCGGCAGCAAGTCTGTTTTTTGGAGTTACTTATCAGGAAAATCCGGAACTATGGAAGGAAGCCTCTCCAATTAACTATGTGGATGAATATATGCCAACAACATTGTATATAAACAGTGCGTTGCCACGTTTTCATGCCGGAAGAGATTCTTTGTTTCATATCCTCGATAGGAATAAAACGTATCACGAAGTACATACAATTGAAAATACACCTCATCCTTTTTGGCTTTTTCATCCATGGTTCGAAGAAGCGCATGGCTGTATTCTTAATTTTCTTAACACTGTTTTTAGGTAGATAGAAGCTAGTGACAAAATTTATAAATG is a genomic window containing:
- a CDS encoding alpha/beta hydrolase; translated protein: MLKYKIVPLLFLLLPILGWGQNEFPKDTSFSVYSAGKKIEKDFPQALPVKEIVSSEFLSLPNQVYRIRPNRKLRMDVFLPNRDCGQKRPVVMMIHGGGWRSGNKSHLVPMAQQLAADGYVTASVEYRLSMEAIYPAAIYDLKEAIRFLKHNSDLYGIDTTKIAVLGCSSGATLASFMAATAGITKFDDPESVYSNYSSRVQALVNIDGVVDYTDPNESRKISNPKKPSAASLFFGVTYQENPELWKEASPINYVDEYMPTTLYINSALPRFHAGRDSLFHILDRNKTYHEVHTIENTPHPFWLFHPWFEEAHGCILNFLNTVFR